GCTGAGCGGTAGGAGATCTGCGATGGACCTTCAACCTCGTCGTAGAGCAGACCGGTCCTGTTGGAGTACAAGCGTGCTGCTGCCGTGAGGATCACCGCGCGGATCTCGTCGTTGGGTACGCCAGCCGTGAAGCCGCGCCCGCGTGTGTACGACCGGGCCATCGCGGTGATGATGGTCAGGACGGCGTCGCCCTCATGGGAGCCGACGTTCTGTCCCAACAGCTCGCCAAGGTCGAAATACCTTGGCGCGGCCATGGTTAGCTCGCGGGAACAGTGAGCAGCGTGACGGCGTGGGACTGCAGTAACGCGACATCCCAGCGCGAGACGGGGCGGATGCCCACAGTGTCGTAGTCACCCCACGTCTGGTCCAGGATCGCAACATCAGCGTCGATGTCGCGGGCGACGACAATCTTGCTGAAGTCGACCAGCGCCACGCGGGCCTTGCTGGACACGTCGGGGATGTTGTCGGTGATGATGACCGGCAAGCCGAGAAGCTGTAGGGCGGTGTCGTTCTGGATGGTCTGCGGGTCGATGACGTACCACTTGTCGCTGGTACCGACCTTCACCTTCCGGATCGCCGCGAACGATGCCGGGGTCATCACCCAGTGAGTCGGAGTTACCTTGTTGCCCTGAGCAGTTGCGAGACCGTCAATCAGGGAGTCGGGGTCGGTCAAGTCCAGATCGCCGGTCGCGATTCGGCCTGCAGGACGCCCTTGATGGTCGAGCTGGTCCCCGCCCCGTCCCATAGCGCGGCGTCGAGAACGTTGGCCACGTCGGTCACGAGACGGGTGCGCAGCACGGCCTCAAGACCTACGACGCTCTGACGGACCAGCTCGTTGCTGACCTTGGTCAGGGTCTTGATGCCCTTGAGCGTGGACGGCAGCAACTGAACCTCGTCGAAAGTTGCATTGCTGTCAGTGATCTGGGCACCGGCTGCCACGAAGGCTGCACTGGTACCCGAAACAATGCGTGGGATACGCACGGGTGAAGCGGAATCGATAATTTGCGGGCCAGCAGCTAGGAACGTCGATGCCTGCTCCAATGGCTGGATGAGCAGGCTGGATACCTGGCTGGCGAGCAGCGTGGAATTGCCCGAAGGGGTCTGAATGGTCACTACGAATGTCCTTGGTGAACAACGAAATTTGAATCGTCGCCACCAGGACGTACGCGGGAATGGGCATCAAGCCCGAATGTGAAATAGGCAGGGCACCAGACCCTTTCGCCTATCTACAGTCTATCAGGTAAAACGGAAATCAGACGTTGGCTCCGAGTTGACGCAGCAGGCTGAACTCGTCCGTGTTCTCGCCCTTGACGCCCTGTCCGACACTCCCAGTTGGCTTGCGCGACTTGAGATGTGGCTTGCCGTTCAGTAGTGAATCGATTGCAGTGGAGAGCTTCTCGGCATCGTCTAGAGCCTCGACGTCGAACGCGAGGTCTGTTGCGTCAGCAAGCCTGCCGGTTGCAGCGACACGGGCAGTGAATAGGGCGCGGGCGAGCGCATCCGCACGGGCCTCGGCTGTCTTGGCGCGGTCCCGGTATCCGGCTGACTCCTTGCGGAGCTTCTCGACATAGGGCCGGTCGAAAGACTCTGGCTCGGCATCGGATTCGGCGCGAGCCTCGTCTAGTTCGGCTGCGGGCGTGTGCACTGCCGCCTCGTCGGACTCGGTGGTTTCTAAGGCTGCGTCAGCATCGGGCATGACTGCGTCTCCTGAAAGGGGTTAGAATGCCGCCTATATGGCCCGTACGCGGACGAACGGGTCTGGTCTAGGCGGTTGCGATCAAATCGCTTACGTAGCGCCCCAAGCGGATGTCAGCGCCGATCCGCGCGTCGAACTCAGCTTGGTTCAGCTCTGCGGTGATCTCGTCCTCGCTGAATCCCATGCGGGCCAGCGTGGTGCGACGCGACAGGATTCCTGCCTGGAACAGCTTGACTGCAGCGTCGGCCTCAGCGGCGGTCGAGCGCGTCGAGGCATCGGCCCAGACCACGCGGATGGTCACCCCGGTTGGATCAACACCGCTTCGGACGGCCACCATCAGACGTGCAACCTGCTCCCAGGCCCGCCCGAACGTCAGCTGGCGCGCAATCACCTTGGCGGTCAATCCGGCCTCCGCTGCCCGGATGGCCTCCGCTGTAGCGGGATTCGAGGTCGAGATGCCGATCATGTGTGCAGGCAATGCCGACACGGCCATGATCATCTGGACCCAGATGTCGACGGATGTCTTGAACCCCGCCAAGTCCGCACCGGGCAGCTGGCCAAACTTCGCCTCAGGTGCTTCTGAGATCATGGCGCGGTTGCCCTCAGGGATCGGGTTGACCGTGTCCATGACGGGCTCGCCTGTTTCGGGGTCCGCAACCGGGTTGCCGTCGTCATCTAGGTCGGCCAGAGTCTTGGTCAGTCCATCCACCAGTGGCTTGAGATCTTCGATCTCCGAGCGGCCGTCGTGATCGAGCAAGCGGCCCGAATTTGTCAACGGCACTACGGGCACGACGCCGAGCGGGTTGGGGACGGACTCCACCAGGTTGAAGCCAGCGGTCGCGGCTCCCGGCGACGGGGCGCGCCAGTGCTGCACCTCGTCGGGCAAGTACAACCATGCTTCGGTTGTGGTCTTCGTCCTGACCCGCTTGACGGCAGCGGTGAACTCGCGGGTCACCGGGTCGCGCTTCACCGCTACCTGCTCGGCGGATTCCACTGTGGCGCGCGGGCTGCCGATGGC
This Mycobacterium simiae DNA region includes the following protein-coding sequences:
- a CDS encoding phage portal protein translates to MTNAHGDLLVELLQHLDSGAHRRHELNLYYQGEQPLAFLSPEARQALDKRFGRITANIPRLAVTSLAEQLLISGVAGDPDSWQDFLSNDLDQLSGVAHREALAVGQSFVIVWADAIGSPRATVESAEQVAVKRDPVTREFTAAVKRVRTKTTTEAWLYLPDEVQHWRAPSPGAATAGFNLVESVPNPLGVVPVVPLTNSGRLLDHDGRSEIEDLKPLVDGLTKTLADLDDDGNPVADPETGEPVMDTVNPIPEGNRAMISEAPEAKFGQLPGADLAGFKTSVDIWVQMIMAVSALPAHMIGISTSNPATAEAIRAAEAGLTAKVIARQLTFGRAWEQVARLMVAVRSGVDPTGVTIRVVWADASTRSTAAEADAAVKLFQAGILSRRTTLARMGFSEDEITAELNQAEFDARIGADIRLGRYVSDLIATA